From the Bacteroidia bacterium genome, one window contains:
- the porV gene encoding type IX secretion system outer membrane channel protein PorV has translation MNWKSTHVVSAIAIAVLLIGQAQDVAAQTSTAVPFLLISPSSRNSAMGESGVAIADDVSAIFWNPAGLGFQKGMELSLNHSNWLPQFQQSDLFFEYAGYRMDIPSIGGTIGTALTFLNLGEFERRDEGNNSLGTFKSFEIAFTGSYGTQLDEDLGVGLGLRIIHSSLSQVGTAREQGSGTATAVAGDVGILYRPSKFVIPFTNTDIGNRFAIGASITNIGPSISYIDEDQADPLPTALRLGYRYDLVREKYNTLTWTTDVTKLLVSRTDKKADPFYEAVFKSWDTPGNVFNTFTLGTGIEYWYSQLVALRFGFFHEDPSQGNRRFLTFGAGVRYDIYGFDFSYISTAISDDDTVSPLSETLRFTLTVNWDRGSGPADDGTRIPADDAAN, from the coding sequence ATGAATTGGAAAAGCACTCACGTCGTCAGCGCGATCGCAATCGCGGTGCTTCTGATCGGCCAGGCGCAGGATGTCGCGGCGCAGACCAGCACGGCGGTTCCGTTTTTGCTGATATCGCCGAGTTCGCGCAACAGCGCGATGGGCGAATCCGGCGTTGCCATCGCCGATGACGTGTCCGCGATTTTCTGGAATCCTGCCGGTCTCGGGTTTCAGAAGGGCATGGAGCTGAGCCTGAATCACTCCAACTGGCTGCCGCAGTTTCAGCAGAGTGATCTGTTTTTCGAATATGCCGGATATCGTATGGATATCCCCTCCATCGGAGGAACCATCGGTACCGCGCTCACTTTTCTGAATCTTGGTGAATTCGAGCGTCGCGACGAAGGAAACAATTCGCTCGGCACTTTCAAGAGCTTCGAAATCGCCTTCACCGGAAGTTACGGTACGCAACTCGACGAAGACCTCGGTGTGGGTCTGGGATTGCGCATCATTCACAGCAGCTTGTCTCAGGTCGGCACGGCGCGTGAGCAGGGTTCGGGCACGGCGACGGCGGTTGCGGGTGACGTCGGTATTCTCTATCGCCCGTCGAAATTCGTCATTCCGTTTACCAATACGGACATTGGCAATCGCTTCGCCATCGGCGCGTCCATCACCAACATCGGTCCATCCATCAGCTACATCGATGAGGATCAGGCGGATCCGTTGCCGACGGCCTTGCGCCTTGGCTACCGCTACGACCTGGTGCGCGAGAAGTACAACACCCTGACCTGGACCACCGACGTCACGAAGCTGCTCGTCAGTCGTACCGACAAGAAAGCCGACCCCTTCTACGAGGCGGTATTCAAGAGTTGGGATACACCCGGCAACGTATTCAATACCTTCACGCTCGGCACTGGCATCGAATACTGGTATTCGCAGCTCGTGGCGCTGCGTTTCGGTTTCTTCCACGAGGATCCGAGCCAGGGCAACCGCCGCTTCCTGACCTTCGGTGCGGGCGTGCGTTACGACATTTACGGCTTCGATTTCAGCTACATCAGCACAGCCATTTCCGACGACGACACGGTCAGCCCGCTGTCCGAGACCTTGCGCTTTACCTTGACGGTCAACTGGGACCGCGGCTCCGGTCCGGCCGACGACGGCACACGCATCCCCGCGGACGACGCCGCGAATTGA
- a CDS encoding FG-GAP-like repeat-containing protein, with the protein MQRAGILAILVLLTTTCLQAQTPSRSGALLPKLSHAFAPHAGDDAVRALPDTVRLLAVMVDFPEDTDNRTSGTGKFGSIYEYDYGTEILDPMPHNRAHFQQHLQFLENYVRKVSGRRTILKGEVLDGIVTVDGPISDYSFRKNESEAPVAKLAVEAWEKAVQQFSTVDFSRYHMFVVFHAGRGRDIDLVSIQGFDPTPFDLPSLSFTHTAFRRLLGNDFQGVDAGGGFRITNCAVLPTTNNREISNIDGSRSLLELTINGLLAASFGTWAGLPDLFDTRTGKTGIGRFGLMDGEGIFAYGGICPPAPSAWEKQRLGWTSPRIAASGTRNYLITAGDSLSTADVIRVPITDIEYWLVENRQRDLGGNGQLVTFVSGGQVQQLRFPKDTLGFDNGNVSQLKGVVIDVEDIDWSLPGGRVLVDDKETRINGGILIWHIDETALTERIALNTVNVTMPGVSRAVDLEQAGGPQDIGVDIQTVFGTQTGSGSAIDYWTKDNISPVYTNMFDLRSSPNSRANSGADARVAMKNFSVSGPIMTLDIAVGDDGYAPLAGFPVDFGEQLQSGQTLRYIRSADLDGDGVDELLAAASGVQHGFRLLVSRLDGTPYLPTGYVAGAENWELSDAPAVGDVDGDGKAETAVILEQGTAREVYVLRAADSDADGMLDVLYRQRFEGSGGYPALASTLPQIIHGALLLYVRGSAADSIIAVGSTVRSFSVGTPGFEPYADVRFLPLDEAGMVYAHTPQSGLAFSLSGMVQPLHFTSIVTAPISDGTAALSASADVDGDGKRELIVSRVDATSSGTSQILVASYALGEGTDADVRPIAERLPGDPVITSGAVACADVDGDGRAEILLRSGDGLLMAYNHTLAPVDNYPVYARAKKLRSYRGDATGDVVVSSGFETLRFLQDKAGTREGFPVAFPTVNDQALLRTDRGRLGIAAVSDRALFVFEHAVNIAIGDLLWSTANADSRNSGQTPLPTQNVSPGTEFFPQQLCYNWPNPAYDGVTRIRFFVSDDADVTVKIYDLAGDKVDELSTRARGGVDNEIVWDVSGIQSDVYLAKVEAIAPGKKGEKIIKIAVVR; encoded by the coding sequence ATGCAGCGCGCAGGGATTCTCGCGATACTGGTACTACTGACCACAACCTGTCTTCAGGCACAGACGCCGTCACGTTCCGGGGCATTACTCCCCAAACTCTCACATGCGTTTGCTCCGCATGCCGGAGATGATGCCGTGCGTGCTCTGCCGGATACCGTGCGGCTGCTCGCGGTGATGGTGGATTTCCCCGAGGACACGGATAACCGTACCAGCGGCACGGGGAAGTTCGGATCCATCTATGAGTATGATTACGGCACCGAGATACTCGATCCCATGCCCCATAACCGCGCGCATTTTCAGCAACATCTGCAATTTCTCGAGAACTATGTCCGGAAGGTGTCGGGACGAAGGACCATCCTCAAGGGCGAGGTGCTCGACGGAATCGTAACGGTGGACGGGCCGATCAGTGATTATTCTTTCAGGAAAAACGAGTCCGAAGCGCCGGTGGCGAAGCTGGCCGTGGAAGCGTGGGAGAAAGCGGTCCAACAGTTCAGTACAGTGGATTTTTCGCGTTACCACATGTTTGTTGTCTTTCATGCGGGACGCGGGCGCGACATTGATTTGGTGAGCATACAGGGCTTCGATCCCACTCCATTTGACCTTCCGTCGTTATCATTCACCCATACAGCGTTTCGCCGACTGCTCGGAAACGATTTTCAGGGCGTCGATGCGGGCGGCGGATTTCGGATCACCAATTGCGCCGTATTGCCCACCACCAACAATCGCGAGATTTCCAACATCGACGGATCACGGAGTCTCCTGGAGTTGACCATCAATGGTTTGCTCGCCGCCAGCTTCGGTACCTGGGCGGGTCTGCCAGATCTGTTCGATACCAGGACCGGAAAAACCGGAATCGGGCGCTTCGGCCTGATGGATGGTGAAGGCATTTTCGCCTACGGCGGAATATGTCCGCCCGCGCCATCCGCATGGGAGAAACAGCGGCTTGGCTGGACGAGCCCGCGCATTGCCGCTTCCGGTACGCGGAATTATCTCATCACCGCTGGCGACTCACTCTCCACCGCGGATGTGATACGTGTGCCGATCACCGACATCGAATATTGGCTGGTGGAGAATCGTCAGCGCGATCTCGGCGGCAACGGTCAGCTCGTCACCTTCGTCTCCGGCGGACAAGTACAGCAGTTGCGCTTCCCGAAGGACACCCTGGGTTTCGACAACGGCAATGTATCGCAGCTCAAGGGCGTGGTGATCGACGTGGAGGATATCGACTGGAGCCTGCCGGGCGGACGCGTGCTCGTAGACGACAAGGAAACCCGCATCAATGGCGGTATTCTCATCTGGCATATTGATGAAACAGCACTGACGGAGCGCATCGCGCTCAACACCGTCAACGTAACCATGCCGGGGGTGTCCCGTGCAGTGGATCTGGAGCAGGCTGGTGGGCCGCAGGACATTGGCGTGGATATTCAGACAGTTTTCGGCACGCAGACAGGGAGCGGATCCGCCATCGATTACTGGACAAAGGACAACATCTCGCCTGTGTACACCAATATGTTCGATCTGCGCAGTTCTCCGAACAGCAGAGCCAATTCGGGCGCCGACGCGCGTGTGGCGATGAAGAATTTTTCCGTCAGCGGACCGATCATGACATTGGATATTGCCGTGGGCGATGATGGCTATGCACCGCTTGCGGGTTTCCCGGTGGACTTCGGCGAACAGCTGCAAAGCGGACAGACGTTGCGCTACATCCGCTCCGCGGATTTGGATGGCGACGGTGTGGACGAGTTGCTGGCGGCCGCAAGCGGAGTGCAGCACGGTTTTCGCCTGCTCGTCAGCCGTCTCGATGGAACACCGTATCTTCCGACAGGCTACGTCGCAGGAGCGGAGAATTGGGAACTGTCGGACGCACCGGCTGTCGGCGACGTGGATGGCGATGGCAAGGCTGAGACGGCGGTTATCCTTGAGCAAGGGACTGCACGTGAGGTATACGTCCTCCGTGCAGCCGACAGCGATGCCGATGGAATGCTGGACGTACTGTACCGGCAGCGCTTCGAGGGATCGGGCGGCTATCCTGCCCTCGCAAGCACGCTGCCGCAGATTATTCATGGTGCGTTGCTGCTGTACGTACGCGGCTCCGCCGCCGACAGCATCATTGCAGTCGGCAGCACCGTGCGGAGTTTTTCTGTAGGAACGCCGGGCTTTGAGCCATACGCCGATGTGCGCTTCCTGCCTCTGGACGAAGCGGGGATGGTCTACGCGCATACCCCGCAGAGCGGCCTCGCTTTTTCGCTCTCCGGCATGGTACAGCCGCTCCATTTTACATCAATCGTCACAGCTCCCATTTCTGACGGTACGGCTGCTTTGTCCGCCTCCGCCGACGTTGACGGCGATGGAAAGCGGGAGCTGATAGTCTCCCGCGTCGACGCGACTTCTTCCGGGACCTCGCAGATCCTGGTCGCTTCTTACGCGCTGGGAGAGGGGACCGATGCGGACGTACGGCCTATCGCGGAGCGGCTGCCGGGGGATCCGGTGATCACTTCCGGTGCGGTGGCGTGTGCGGACGTGGACGGAGACGGACGTGCGGAAATTCTGTTGCGGAGCGGCGACGGTCTGCTCATGGCATATAACCACACGCTTGCCCCCGTGGATAACTATCCCGTGTATGCCCGTGCGAAAAAACTGCGCTCGTATCGCGGCGATGCAACGGGAGACGTGGTCGTCTCTTCGGGGTTCGAAACGCTGCGCTTTCTTCAGGACAAGGCAGGTACGCGGGAAGGATTTCCGGTCGCTTTCCCGACCGTCAACGACCAGGCGTTGTTGCGCACCGACCGCGGCCGGCTTGGCATTGCCGCTGTATCGGATCGTGCGCTGTTCGTCTTCGAGCATGCTGTGAATATCGCTATCGGAGATCTGCTGTGGTCAACCGCGAACGCGGACAGTCGCAACAGCGGACAGACACCCTTGCCGACGCAGAATGTGAGCCCGGGTACCGAGTTTTTCCCGCAGCAGCTCTGTTATAACTGGCCGAATCCCGCTTATGACGGAGTCACCCGCATTCGCTTTTTCGTGTCCGACGATGCGGATGTGACGGTGAAGATTTACGACCTGGCCGGCGACAAGGTGGATGAGCTCAGTACGCGTGCACGCGGCGGTGTGGACAACGAGATCGTCTGGGATGTCAGCGGCATTCAGAGTGATGTGTACCTCGCGAAGGTCGAGGCAATCGCTCCGGGTAAAAAAGGCGAGAAAATCATAAAAATCGCCGTGGTGCGCTAG
- a CDS encoding DPP IV N-terminal domain-containing protein: MMMTMRAIPALLLLFVFGSVLHAQPDSYSAPEKDWFTITTKHFHVHYHEGAERTARVVAKIAEDVYGPITSLYDHEPDQRISFVIKDISDYANGAAYFFNNKIEIWASPLDFELRGTHNWLRNVITHEFTHVIQIQAAMKFGRGIPALTFQWFGYEKERRRDVLYGYPNTLVSYPFPGVVVPPWFAEGTAQFQRDRLGYENWDAHRDMILRSYVLADSMLSWGEMSAFGKTSLGNESVYNSGYNLTRYIARKYGEDKLADITRALSKPFTFTIDAAVKDVLGISGRALYAEWASALKDEYAARTAPIRKNRIEGDIIAGVGFANFYPRYSPDGKWIAYVSNKTSDYMGQSALYIRRADSTAERMAVPGVRSAISWSPDGKKIVYSKYNTPTVQGHIYYDLYVYDVEKEEEKRLTRGLRAFNPAWSPDGSRIAFVHGADGTINLSTVDAQGGNRVQLTKYAHGEQVFTPTWSPDGAWIAFAFAPRTHRGLARIRPDGSGFETILHEPANDCRDPRYTSDGKHLLYSSDRTGIFNIYRLDPGSGTRTQLTNVLGGAFMPDQDAAGNLVYAAYTAGGYKIARLATGGTVEPGMYDYLPPVQYSSPIASADAEWDWDALNNFDDTRIEESTPSVYERLFMSMMYFPTIRVDGFNPDNSGLELLKPGLMMYSSDMLSRLEFLASASINIKAERDLYLNVTYRDKLPIFSSLGLFPDLSLEVFNVTRGTSTSIPLPLDTVGVDVDFNLLEFAVRLGHNIANDHMRLEVGYSHSRYTSTLGSFRNPDNDMLIPARDNLYLVGNDLSVVFRYRNIVPTRDHEISPIGTRFTLRYDHEFNNYNPDGDFEIDRNSGLLIPLYRDFNFHRFDAHLSIGARLPWLEHALSVRLRGATILGEPVDDFFNFYAGGITGMQGYTYYSLGGNELAAAQITYRFPIISSMDFRLGHVLFDKLYGGVFMDIGDAVMDPEQFTVGNLKKNVGFELRLETFSFSMYPTRIFFSGAYGLDEFTRTFQFTDVTYGKEWRWYFGMLFGFDLSDGF; the protein is encoded by the coding sequence ATGATGATGACGATGCGTGCCATACCGGCGCTCCTTCTGCTTTTCGTGTTTGGATCTGTTCTTCATGCGCAGCCGGACAGCTATTCCGCTCCGGAGAAGGATTGGTTTACCATTACCACGAAGCATTTTCACGTGCATTATCATGAAGGCGCGGAGCGTACAGCGCGTGTGGTGGCAAAGATCGCCGAAGATGTGTACGGTCCGATCACCTCGCTGTACGATCACGAGCCCGATCAGCGCATCAGTTTTGTGATCAAGGACATCTCGGACTACGCGAACGGCGCGGCGTATTTTTTCAACAACAAGATCGAGATTTGGGCCTCGCCTCTGGATTTCGAACTGCGCGGAACGCACAACTGGCTGCGTAATGTGATCACGCATGAGTTCACGCACGTGATTCAGATCCAGGCCGCGATGAAATTCGGACGTGGCATTCCCGCGCTGACATTTCAGTGGTTCGGGTATGAAAAGGAACGCCGCCGCGACGTGTTGTACGGATATCCCAACACACTGGTGTCGTATCCCTTTCCCGGCGTGGTGGTACCGCCCTGGTTCGCCGAAGGCACGGCGCAGTTCCAACGCGACAGACTCGGGTATGAGAACTGGGATGCGCATCGGGACATGATATTGCGTAGTTACGTGCTTGCCGATTCCATGCTCAGTTGGGGTGAGATGAGCGCGTTCGGAAAAACCAGCCTCGGCAACGAGAGCGTGTACAATTCCGGCTACAATCTCACGCGCTATATCGCGCGGAAGTACGGCGAGGACAAGCTGGCGGATATCACCCGCGCTTTGAGCAAGCCGTTCACATTCACGATTGACGCCGCCGTCAAAGATGTACTCGGCATCAGCGGCCGTGCCCTGTACGCAGAATGGGCCTCAGCCCTCAAGGACGAGTATGCGGCACGCACCGCGCCCATACGAAAAAATCGCATCGAGGGTGATATTATCGCGGGTGTCGGTTTCGCCAATTTCTATCCGCGCTATTCACCGGACGGAAAATGGATCGCCTATGTCTCGAACAAGACCTCCGATTACATGGGGCAATCCGCGCTGTACATTCGGCGGGCGGACAGCACCGCAGAGCGCATGGCCGTTCCCGGTGTGCGTTCCGCCATTTCCTGGTCACCGGACGGCAAGAAAATCGTGTACTCGAAGTACAACACACCGACCGTGCAGGGCCATATCTACTACGATCTGTACGTGTATGATGTGGAAAAAGAAGAGGAGAAGCGTCTGACCCGCGGATTACGCGCGTTCAATCCCGCCTGGTCTCCCGACGGATCACGCATCGCGTTCGTGCACGGCGCGGACGGAACGATCAATCTTTCCACTGTGGACGCACAGGGAGGGAACCGGGTACAGCTCACCAAGTATGCGCATGGTGAGCAGGTGTTCACCCCAACCTGGTCTCCCGATGGTGCCTGGATTGCGTTCGCCTTTGCTCCGCGCACGCATCGTGGGCTGGCGCGCATCCGGCCCGACGGCAGCGGGTTCGAGACCATTCTCCATGAGCCCGCGAATGATTGTCGCGATCCGCGCTACACTTCCGACGGAAAACATCTCCTCTATTCCAGCGATCGGACGGGCATTTTCAATATCTATCGTCTCGATCCCGGATCCGGTACACGGACGCAGCTCACCAACGTTTTGGGTGGTGCTTTCATGCCTGATCAGGATGCAGCCGGGAATCTCGTCTATGCCGCATACACTGCGGGCGGATATAAAATTGCGCGGCTCGCCACCGGCGGGACGGTTGAGCCCGGGATGTACGATTACCTGCCTCCCGTGCAATATTCCTCGCCCATCGCTTCGGCGGATGCGGAATGGGATTGGGACGCGTTGAACAATTTCGATGACACACGTATCGAGGAGAGCACACCGTCCGTGTACGAACGCCTGTTCATGAGCATGATGTATTTCCCGACGATACGCGTTGACGGCTTCAATCCCGACAACAGCGGTCTCGAGCTGCTCAAACCCGGTTTGATGATGTACTCGTCCGATATGCTGTCGCGCCTGGAGTTCCTGGCCAGCGCGTCGATCAACATCAAGGCCGAGCGCGATCTGTATCTGAATGTGACGTATCGCGACAAGCTGCCTATTTTCAGTAGTCTCGGCCTGTTTCCCGACCTGTCCCTCGAGGTGTTCAATGTGACCCGCGGCACTTCGACCAGCATACCGCTGCCGCTCGATACGGTGGGAGTGGATGTGGATTTCAATCTGCTGGAATTCGCCGTGCGTCTGGGGCATAACATCGCCAACGATCACATGCGTCTGGAGGTGGGGTATTCCCACAGCCGGTACACGTCGACGCTCGGGAGTTTCCGAAATCCGGACAATGATATGCTGATACCCGCGCGGGACAACCTGTATCTCGTCGGCAATGACCTCAGTGTGGTATTCCGGTACAGGAACATCGTCCCGACCCGCGATCATGAAATCAGTCCGATCGGTACGCGCTTCACCCTCCGGTATGATCATGAATTCAACAATTACAATCCCGACGGCGATTTTGAAATTGACCGCAACAGCGGTCTGCTCATTCCCCTGTACCGGGATTTCAATTTCCACCGATTTGATGCGCATCTCAGCATCGGTGCGCGGTTGCCGTGGCTCGAGCATGCTCTGAGCGTGCGCTTGCGCGGCGCGACAATCCTTGGCGAGCCCGTGGACGATTTTTTCAATTTCTATGCGGGCGGCATCACCGGCATGCAGGGGTACACGTATTACTCGCTCGGAGGCAATGAACTCGCCGCGGCACAGATCACGTATCGTTTCCCGATCATTTCCAGCATGGATTTCCGCCTCGGACATGTACTGTTCGACAAGCTCTACGGGGGCGTGTTCATGGACATCGGCGACGCTGTGATGGATCCGGAGCAGTTCACGGTAGGGAATTTGAAGAAGAACGTGGGTTTCGAATTACGGCTGGAGACATTCTCCTTTTCCATGTATCCGACCCGGATATTCTTCAGCGGCGCGTACGGATTGGATGAGTTCACCCGGACGTTTCAGTTCACCGATGTGACCTACGGCAAAGAGTGGCGCTGGTATTTCGGTATGCTTTTCGGCTTCGATCTGAGCGACGGATTTTAG
- a CDS encoding CHASE2 domain-containing protein, with protein sequence MRTSLLRYLFRLEYVLASALVLVLVWCMIVISDNLPETDDTSFLNPIFDRIDFLNIADVSLDAVFAVRDAEFPDPRIKVVNLGEVAPTPDGKIAMLLYKLHASGARVIGLDVFLDALHVERFPEERLSEFDALVQALRDVPNVVVVSGFDKESMEPEIELHPLVLEADPAQGFANLWPDADGVVRRFLPRATVAGEEWYGLPVRMLQLYDSGLVSKLLRLPAEPQIIYYTGTYHQFESVPIDDVVFGTMYDDEYFRDAIVLIGFVNEGGLFYLGDTHKTPMGKKIEVEGPDMPGVLIHANVINMLLRDRFIVPVPEWVDWLLVFVLSYLSLALYRVLRTKARNRFHVGLLISTMLLTEAVMVFFLPLIAFFYFDLKISYNLMATGALLFIPAGAAVTKMQYHLERRRFARSIGIGKEGMPAVLREAFADDEPFVSNIRLLHACLCGVQFAWACENLRRIQADGTAPATMLPGLEAWREAIPAVRSVFTGRDSRSLSRQYFFRYLAGKKEEYLRESYVKQLFFTTELSTFNPFLAFEEWELLLPHARRLMLVQLHEVLQQPLYAVTAQGVLHVQGRKIPESEQGKIRELPEGLYCTMQSDAASFISLSPLCEWTECKVHRKAELFIFAALVPRQRMLATLPVYYGFGPACEPVLAEPTMVKLRELEQRLHLHTTDRDRS encoded by the coding sequence ATGCGCACCAGTCTGCTCAGGTATCTTTTCCGTCTTGAATACGTCCTTGCCTCGGCACTCGTGCTGGTGCTGGTGTGGTGTATGATCGTCATTTCGGACAATCTTCCCGAGACGGACGATACGTCCTTCCTCAATCCCATCTTTGACCGTATCGATTTTCTGAACATCGCCGACGTCAGTCTGGACGCCGTATTCGCCGTCCGCGACGCCGAGTTTCCCGATCCGAGGATAAAGGTGGTGAACCTGGGGGAAGTAGCTCCTACGCCCGATGGCAAAATCGCCATGCTGTTGTATAAACTGCACGCCAGCGGGGCCAGAGTTATCGGTCTCGATGTGTTTCTCGATGCGCTGCACGTGGAGCGCTTTCCGGAGGAGCGCCTGTCGGAGTTCGATGCGCTGGTCCAGGCCCTGCGGGATGTTCCCAACGTCGTTGTGGTATCCGGTTTCGACAAGGAGAGCATGGAGCCTGAGATTGAATTGCATCCTCTCGTGCTGGAGGCCGATCCCGCGCAGGGATTCGCAAATCTGTGGCCCGATGCCGACGGTGTGGTGCGCCGCTTCCTCCCCCGCGCGACGGTGGCTGGAGAGGAATGGTATGGACTGCCGGTACGCATGCTGCAGTTGTATGACAGCGGACTCGTCAGCAAGCTGCTGCGTTTACCCGCGGAACCACAGATCATTTACTACACAGGGACGTATCACCAGTTCGAGTCCGTCCCCATTGATGATGTCGTGTTTGGCACGATGTACGATGACGAGTATTTCCGGGACGCGATCGTTCTTATCGGTTTTGTGAACGAAGGAGGATTGTTCTATCTCGGCGACACACACAAGACGCCGATGGGGAAAAAGATTGAGGTGGAGGGGCCGGACATGCCCGGTGTGCTCATCCATGCGAATGTAATCAACATGCTGTTGCGCGACCGCTTCATCGTCCCCGTTCCGGAATGGGTGGATTGGTTGTTGGTATTCGTCCTGTCATACCTCAGTCTCGCTCTCTACAGAGTGTTGCGCACAAAGGCGCGGAACAGATTTCATGTCGGGCTGCTCATCAGCACGATGCTGCTGACAGAGGCAGTCATGGTGTTTTTCCTGCCGTTGATCGCATTTTTCTATTTCGATTTGAAGATCAGTTACAACCTGATGGCGACGGGCGCACTGTTGTTCATCCCCGCCGGCGCCGCGGTGACGAAGATGCAGTACCATCTGGAGCGGCGCAGGTTTGCGCGCAGTATTGGTATCGGGAAGGAGGGAATGCCCGCCGTGCTTCGCGAGGCCTTCGCCGACGACGAGCCGTTTGTGTCCAACATCCGCCTGCTGCATGCCTGTCTGTGTGGTGTACAGTTTGCCTGGGCATGCGAAAACTTGCGGCGTATTCAGGCGGATGGAACAGCACCGGCGACCATGCTCCCCGGGCTCGAAGCGTGGCGCGAGGCGATTCCCGCAGTCCGTAGCGTGTTTACCGGGAGAGATTCGCGGTCGCTGTCGCGACAGTATTTCTTCCGATATCTGGCCGGAAAGAAGGAAGAGTATCTTCGGGAGAGCTATGTCAAGCAGCTGTTTTTCACCACGGAGCTTTCCACATTCAATCCCTTTCTCGCGTTCGAGGAATGGGAATTGCTCCTCCCCCACGCGCGGCGGTTGATGCTCGTCCAATTACACGAGGTGCTGCAACAGCCGCTGTACGCTGTAACAGCACAGGGCGTGCTTCACGTGCAGGGCCGGAAGATTCCGGAAAGTGAACAGGGCAAAATTCGGGAACTTCCGGAAGGACTGTATTGTACGATGCAGTCGGACGCAGCATCCTTCATTTCATTGTCGCCGTTGTGCGAATGGACCGAGTGCAAAGTGCATCGGAAGGCGGAACTCTTTATCTTCGCCGCTCTGGTACCGCGGCAGCGGATGCTCGCGACCTTGCCGGTGTATTACGGCTTCGGCCCTGCATGCGAACCTGTCCTTGCGGAACCGACGATGGTGAAACTGAGAGAACTGGAACAGCGATTACATTTACACACAACTGACAGAGATCGATCATGA